The following proteins are encoded in a genomic region of Paenibacillus sp. FSL R7-0273:
- the modB gene encoding molybdate ABC transporter permease subunit — protein MNWTEFFAPVWLSVKIAVITSIIVFILASWAAKLMAGRKFPGYSLLETVLMLPLVLPPTVVGFVLLVILGRRSWIGELYERLTEQTILFTWGAAVIAAVVVAFPLVYRTVKAGFEEVDKDIEDAARAQGASELQVLRYVTLPLAGRALSAGFVLGFARGLGEFGATIMVAGNIPGRTQTVPTAIYVAVDGGNMTLAWMWVCSIIIISALMLMFVNRRS, from the coding sequence ATTAACTGGACTGAATTTTTCGCCCCTGTCTGGCTTTCCGTCAAAATTGCTGTCATTACCAGCATTATTGTATTTATTCTGGCTTCCTGGGCGGCTAAGCTGATGGCAGGCCGGAAATTTCCCGGCTACAGTCTGCTGGAGACTGTATTGATGCTGCCGCTTGTCCTGCCGCCGACGGTAGTCGGCTTTGTGCTTCTGGTCATTCTGGGGCGCAGGAGCTGGATCGGTGAGCTGTACGAGCGGCTTACGGAGCAGACTATACTGTTTACATGGGGAGCAGCGGTTATAGCTGCGGTAGTGGTTGCATTTCCGCTGGTCTACCGGACAGTCAAGGCCGGCTTTGAGGAAGTGGATAAGGATATTGAGGATGCTGCACGTGCCCAGGGGGCCAGCGAGCTGCAGGTGCTGCGCTATGTGACCCTGCCGCTGGCGGGCCGTGCGCTGTCTGCCGGGTTCGTGCTGGGCTTTGCCCGGGGGCTTGGGGAGTTCGGGGCTACTATTATGGTGGCCGGAAATATACCGGGGCGGACCCAGACTGTGCCGACGGCTATTTATGTTGCCGTTGACGGCGGCAATATGACGCTTGCCTGGATGTGGGTCTGTTCCATTATTATTATTTCTGCGCTTATGCTGATGTTTGTGAACCGCCGTTCCTGA
- a CDS encoding substrate-binding domain-containing protein, with protein sequence MSENTSYTTEEIARLLKISKLKVYDLIKKGELPSYRVGKQMRVDHSDLEAYKQHSRSSGAAAAPQSAAPVPLQTGTPFVLPPATFSPPLHLGQPGTGPAKTAVTNIVITGQDMSLDILATHLERSLPSSRPLRSYAGSLDSLIAMYHGESDIVSTHLLDGDTGEYNLPYIRKLMVGFSYLVVHMLTRSAGFYVQQGNPRSIRSWQDLQQPGLKLINRERGSGVRVLLDEQLRLHGIPAAGLSGYGTEENSHLAVAGRVARGEADVGIGIEKAAKIIDGLEFIPLIKERYDLVMLKKPENEQWISAVLDILRSPAFKNELNSIHSYDLTGTGDIIYET encoded by the coding sequence ATGTCCGAGAATACTTCCTATACAACCGAGGAAATAGCCCGGCTGTTGAAAATATCCAAATTAAAGGTTTATGATCTGATCAAAAAAGGCGAGCTGCCTTCCTACCGGGTAGGCAAGCAGATGCGGGTGGACCACTCCGATCTGGAAGCATATAAGCAGCATTCACGCAGCAGCGGTGCAGCTGCAGCTCCGCAAAGCGCAGCTCCCGTTCCTCTGCAGACGGGTACGCCGTTTGTTCTGCCGCCGGCCACCTTCTCGCCTCCGCTTCATCTCGGCCAGCCTGGAACAGGACCGGCGAAGACTGCCGTAACGAACATTGTGATTACCGGACAGGATATGTCCCTTGATATTCTGGCAACCCATCTGGAGCGCAGCCTGCCCTCTTCACGGCCGCTCCGCTCCTATGCCGGCAGCCTCGACAGCCTGATCGCCATGTATCACGGCGAATCTGATATTGTCAGCACCCATCTGCTGGACGGTGACACAGGAGAGTATAACCTTCCCTACATCCGTAAGCTGATGGTCGGCTTCTCCTATCTCGTCGTGCACATGCTGACCCGCAGCGCCGGCTTCTATGTACAGCAGGGCAATCCGCGGAGTATCCGGAGCTGGCAGGATTTGCAGCAGCCGGGCCTGAAGCTGATTAACCGTGAGCGCGGCTCCGGCGTACGGGTGCTGCTGGACGAGCAGCTGCGGCTGCACGGAATTCCTGCAGCCGGGCTCAGCGGATATGGGACCGAGGAGAACAGCCATCTGGCTGTAGCCGGCCGCGTAGCACGCGGGGAAGCCGATGTGGGCATAGGCATCGAAAAGGCCGCCAAAATTATTGACGGCCTGGAATTCATCCCGCTGATTAAGGAGCGTTATGACCTGGTAATGCTCAAGAAGCCGGAGAATGAACAATGGATCAGCGCGGTTCTTGATATTCTGCGCTCTCCGGCCTTCAAAAATGAGCTTAATTCGATTCACAGCTATGATCTTACAGGCACAGGCGACATTATATACGAGACCTGA
- a CDS encoding polysaccharide deacetylase family protein, with amino-acid sequence MNSIRRLSAVLLIPLLLLISCRGHAHAFADIKNRQYHEQRGDMIWEVPISQKVIAFTFDDGPDPTETAQILDVLHEYNAKSTFFAIGKKIAAYPEIAGRVISEGHELANHTYNHVYFKRPTSVDQVMKELKQTEDEIVKVTGRHSSLFRPPGGMYDETLVKVSNLMGLKPVLWSWHQDTRDWNRPGVWSISSKVIKNARSGDIVLFHDYVHGQSQTHEALQIILPALEKQGYRFVTVSELIRLSASEKAAEGRQLAY; translated from the coding sequence ATGAATAGCATCCGCCGACTTTCTGCTGTACTGCTAATCCCGCTTTTGCTGCTGATCAGCTGCCGGGGCCATGCACATGCATTTGCCGATATTAAAAACCGCCAGTATCACGAGCAGCGGGGCGATATGATCTGGGAAGTGCCCATCAGCCAGAAGGTAATAGCCTTTACCTTTGATGACGGCCCTGACCCGACAGAGACTGCCCAGATCCTTGATGTTCTGCACGAATACAACGCGAAGAGCACCTTTTTTGCAATCGGCAAAAAAATCGCCGCCTATCCTGAAATAGCCGGCCGGGTCATCTCGGAAGGCCATGAGCTGGCCAACCACACGTATAACCATGTGTACTTTAAACGGCCTACTTCTGTTGATCAGGTAATGAAGGAGCTGAAGCAGACCGAGGACGAGATTGTAAAGGTAACCGGCAGGCACAGCAGCCTCTTCCGGCCGCCAGGCGGGATGTATGATGAGACGCTGGTCAAGGTCTCGAACCTCATGGGCCTGAAGCCGGTCCTGTGGTCCTGGCATCAGGACACGCGTGACTGGAACCGCCCGGGCGTATGGAGCATTTCCAGCAAAGTGATCAAGAACGCCCGCAGCGGGGATATTGTGCTTTTCCATGATTATGTGCACGGACAGTCCCAGACCCATGAAGCCCTGCAGATTATTCTGCCTGCCCTGGAGAAGCAGGGGTACCGCTTCGTTACCGTTTCCGAGCTGATCCGGCTGTCGGCCTCCGAGAAGGCGGCAGAGGGCAGGCAGCTGGCCTACTGA
- a CDS encoding deoxyguanosinetriphosphate triphosphohydrolase family protein: protein MTLIEKREHRQYPEVTRLETSRAAYERDYSRLIHSPTFRRLQGKSQVFGAGTGDYYRTRLTHSLEVAQIAREAAKSLLRSYPGIETGQADNPGLVIDPEVVECAAIAHDFGHPPFGHKGEEVLDNILEQLIAKKTAEEALKSGAGPVQKQTIEGNMKRQYEHFEGNAHNFRLIMFLEKRENIDGLNLSDAVLLGINKYPFPGTVLKKGMYLSEWNYISEIRKDWGIPDGKKTLEAQLMDLCDDIAYSAHDLEDGIKAGKIEVHEHFMHDAYIQRLIVEKITTLEDAFWKGWQPEAIHIKVEAVLSEFLRVWMEKMPTCENDYSRTRREVKAYWVSTFVASLGVIADGDWKKVTFIKEGAEDEDMLRTVSVLKSFAWVTMIRDLRVQRLQKRSEWILRRLWGAFNEPETSKAIIPSDWLQRFEKDQRQAKPIWTWEHMVIDYIAGMTDAFAEKIYNELYGLKVGSIYDLD from the coding sequence ATGACACTAATCGAGAAAAGAGAGCACCGGCAATATCCGGAGGTTACCCGCCTGGAAACATCGAGAGCAGCCTATGAGCGTGACTACTCGCGCCTGATTCATTCACCGACCTTCCGCCGGCTGCAGGGCAAGTCCCAGGTATTCGGCGCGGGCACGGGTGATTATTACCGGACTCGTCTGACCCACTCGCTGGAGGTGGCGCAGATTGCCCGGGAAGCAGCCAAAAGCCTCCTGCGCTCTTATCCCGGGATTGAGACCGGCCAGGCGGACAACCCCGGGCTTGTCATTGATCCTGAAGTGGTGGAATGCGCGGCCATCGCCCATGATTTCGGCCATCCGCCGTTCGGGCATAAAGGCGAAGAGGTGCTGGACAATATCCTTGAACAGCTCATCGCCAAAAAAACAGCCGAGGAAGCGCTGAAATCAGGCGCCGGTCCGGTGCAGAAGCAGACGATTGAAGGGAATATGAAACGGCAGTATGAGCATTTTGAAGGCAATGCGCATAACTTCCGGCTGATCATGTTCCTGGAGAAGCGCGAAAATATTGACGGGCTGAACCTGTCCGATGCCGTTCTGCTTGGGATCAACAAGTATCCTTTTCCCGGCACGGTGCTGAAGAAGGGTATGTATCTGTCCGAATGGAATTATATCTCCGAGATCCGCAAGGACTGGGGAATCCCGGACGGCAAAAAGACACTCGAGGCCCAGCTGATGGACCTGTGCGACGATATCGCCTATTCTGCGCATGATCTGGAGGACGGAATCAAGGCGGGCAAAATCGAGGTCCATGAGCATTTCATGCATGATGCCTATATTCAGCGGCTGATTGTGGAGAAAATTACGACGCTGGAGGATGCCTTCTGGAAGGGCTGGCAGCCTGAGGCCATCCATATTAAGGTGGAAGCCGTGCTGAGCGAATTCCTGCGGGTCTGGATGGAGAAGATGCCCACCTGCGAGAATGATTACTCCCGCACCCGCCGCGAAGTGAAGGCTTACTGGGTCAGCACGTTTGTAGCCAGCCTGGGGGTTATCGCAGACGGGGATTGGAAGAAGGTAACCTTCATTAAGGAAGGCGCTGAGGATGAGGACATGCTGAGAACGGTCAGCGTGCTCAAAAGCTTTGCCTGGGTTACGATGATCCGCGACCTGCGTGTGCAGCGCCTGCAAAAGCGCAGTGAATGGATTCTCCGCCGGCTGTGGGGGGCGTTCAATGAGCCGGAGACCTCCAAGGCCATTATTCCGAGCGACTGGCTGCAGCGCTTCGAGAAGGACCAGCGGCAGGCGAAGCCGATCTGGACCTGGGAGCATATGGTGATCGACTATATCGCCGGGATGACGGACGCATTTGCCGAGAAAATCTATAATGAGCTATACGGCCTGAAGGTTGGCTCCATTTACGACCTGGATTGA
- a CDS encoding methyl-accepting chemotaxis protein — translation MGKERNRMDSVLQQAKGTVKKVMEARKKSVGAKVASGYAALAVLVLLIGGTSLYQMYNMQKNTGNIVEESIPALNQIHDINYYTEHVMALSMQHILNTDSAEKAKLEEQRVEVIRTVAEAMKLYRESLAGERGLEQLSALSDKWGEFMTINNQAIKLSDAGDEELALEVSQKGIDAFNAMQIDLEALVKYSQEGAEQEGRHSEETFHTSIIVNSVIIVLVLVVIGLINMIIRKTIINPIKTVTAHLQQIAEGDLTAEETLIRNEDEIGRLAKTVNDTNRTLLAIVSQIRNVSEIIARQGEELVRTVSGTKEGSSQIAVTMEELANAAGSQAESAVEASKAVEDLNRLISDFAAKGNELMQHSGQVRTRGERGRALMESSVAQMGQIAEVVSQSMDTVEELNRKNQGIFRLVGSIRSISEQTHLLAINAAIEAARAGDSGRGFAVVAQEVRKLSEDVQQTVSEITSITQGIQADSRDMVEQLREGVLKTEEGGRQILETGSALAEINQSVDVMAGTIENMGGDIERMAGASETMNEFSQHISALAQQSAAGVEETSASANEQVQATSEVAAGIGELRSRLVELEESVTRFRI, via the coding sequence GTGGGAAAAGAGCGGAACCGCATGGACTCCGTACTACAGCAGGCAAAAGGTACTGTGAAAAAGGTCATGGAGGCCAGAAAAAAAAGTGTAGGGGCTAAAGTCGCATCAGGCTACGCAGCCTTGGCGGTACTTGTACTGCTGATCGGGGGGACTTCACTCTATCAAATGTACAATATGCAGAAAAACACGGGGAATATTGTTGAAGAATCGATACCGGCGCTGAATCAGATTCATGATATCAACTATTACACGGAACATGTTATGGCGCTCAGCATGCAGCATATTCTCAATACAGACAGTGCGGAGAAAGCAAAGCTGGAGGAGCAGAGAGTCGAAGTCATCCGTACGGTGGCTGAAGCAATGAAGCTTTACAGAGAATCGCTTGCCGGTGAGAGGGGACTGGAGCAGCTGTCCGCCCTCAGTGACAAGTGGGGGGAATTCATGACCATTAATAATCAGGCGATTAAGCTCAGTGACGCAGGGGATGAGGAGCTGGCGCTGGAGGTTTCACAAAAAGGGATTGACGCCTTTAATGCGATGCAGATTGATCTGGAGGCGCTGGTAAAATACAGCCAGGAGGGTGCTGAGCAGGAAGGCCGCCACTCCGAGGAAACCTTTCACACCTCAATTATTGTCAATAGCGTAATCATTGTGCTCGTACTGGTTGTTATTGGCCTGATTAATATGATAATCCGCAAGACCATCATTAATCCGATCAAGACCGTAACCGCTCATCTGCAGCAGATTGCGGAGGGGGATCTGACCGCAGAGGAAACCTTGATCCGGAATGAGGATGAAATCGGACGGCTGGCCAAAACAGTAAATGATACGAACCGTACGCTGCTGGCCATCGTCAGCCAGATCCGCAATGTCTCGGAGATTATTGCCCGGCAGGGCGAGGAGCTGGTACGGACAGTTTCAGGTACCAAGGAAGGGAGCAGCCAGATCGCGGTAACGATGGAGGAGCTGGCCAATGCCGCCGGCAGCCAGGCTGAATCCGCGGTGGAAGCCTCCAAGGCGGTTGAGGACCTGAACAGGCTGATCAGTGATTTTGCCGCAAAAGGAAACGAGCTGATGCAACATTCCGGTCAGGTACGGACCAGGGGGGAACGCGGCAGAGCGCTGATGGAAAGCTCGGTGGCACAGATGGGGCAGATCGCCGAGGTTGTATCCCAGTCAATGGATACAGTAGAGGAGCTGAACCGGAAGAACCAGGGGATTTTCCGGCTGGTTGGCTCGATCCGCAGCATTTCAGAACAGACGCATCTGCTGGCAATCAACGCGGCGATTGAGGCAGCCAGAGCCGGGGACAGCGGCCGCGGCTTTGCTGTTGTCGCCCAGGAGGTGCGCAAGCTCTCGGAGGATGTGCAGCAGACCGTATCCGAAATCACCAGCATTACTCAGGGAATCCAGGCTGATTCCAGAGACATGGTGGAGCAGCTGCGGGAAGGTGTCCTGAAGACTGAAGAGGGCGGCCGGCAGATTCTGGAGACGGGCAGCGCCCTGGCTGAGATTAACCAGTCAGTGGATGTAATGGCCGGAACGATTGAGAACATGGGCGGCGATATCGAGCGGATGGCCGGCGCCAGTGAGACAATGAATGAATTCAGCCAGCATATTTCCGCGCTTGCCCAGCAGTCGGCAGCGGGAGTAGAGGAGACGTCAGCCTCTGCCAACGAGCAGGTGCAGGCAACCAGTGAGGTGGCGGCGGGTATCGGCGAGCTGCGCAGCCGCCTGGTCGAGCTGGAGGAGTCAGTCACACGGTTCCGGATCTAA